In Hahella sp. HNIBRBA332, the genomic window GATGGCGATCGGGCTGGGAAAATTCAGCACAACAATGTAGGACGACAACATGAACATGATGATCGCCGTCGCCTGAATCAACACTGACGCAGATTCCCCAATCATAGACTTGCTGGCCGCCAGAAAGGCGACCAACAAAGAGAATTCACTGATTTGTCCCAACCTGAACCCAATCTCCCAGGAAGTCTTCTTGTCCTCTTTCATGGTGCGTAACAAGCCATAAAATGTGGCTGGTTTGGCCGCCAGCAATATCAATGACAACAGTATTGCAGGGATGGCGATATCCGGCAGCAATCCAAGGTTGAGGCTGGCGCCAAGGGAGAAGAAAAACAGCACCAGAAAGAAATCGCGAAGGGGTTTTAAACTTTCGGCGATATATTGAGCGATGGGGCTGGTGGCGATAGTGACGCCCGCGATGAAAGCGCCGATTTCCAGGGACAGCCCCATGGCTTTCGCCAGTTCCGCGATACCCAGACACCAGCCGATGGCCAGTAGAAAAACATACTCATGAAAACGGTCGAACTTGGAGAATAGCTTCAGCAACACATACTTGACCGCCAGGAAGGTAACGCCGATCAAAATCGGCAAGGCAAGAAACGTCTTACCAAGATTCATTATGGAGATGCCGTCGTCGCCAGCGGCCAGTATCAATAACGCCACAATGGCGATTAAATCCTGGACTAACAACAAACCAACCACCATTTCACCCACATGGCGATGATGCAGGACAGTGGTGGGCAACAGTTTGATGCCGATAATCGTACTGGAGAAGGTGGCCGCAATGGCGACGATCATGGCCTCAGTGGCGGTAAAGCCGAATATAATGGCGATCAGATAGCCAATGGCGGCGAACGCCACAGAGCTGAGCAGTGCGACCAGCGTTGCTTTACGCAACACATGAAGCAGCGCTTTCGGCTGCATGTCCAGGCCAAGTAGGAACAGCAGAAATATAATGCCGATTTCAGAAATATC contains:
- a CDS encoding cation:proton antiporter, which gives rise to MEINIVYSFFLIFSGAAVLASVALFTRQPLILAYIVLGALVGPYGLSLINNSGLLADISEIGIIFLLFLLGLDMQPKALLHVLRKATLVALLSSVAFAAIGYLIAIIFGFTATEAMIVAIAATFSSTIIGIKLLPTTVLHHRHVGEMVVGLLLVQDLIAIVALLILAAGDDGISIMNLGKTFLALPILIGVTFLAVKYVLLKLFSKFDRFHEYVFLLAIGWCLGIAELAKAMGLSLEIGAFIAGVTIATSPIAQYIAESLKPLRDFFLVLFFFSLGASLNLGLLPDIAIPAILLSLILLAAKPATFYGLLRTMKEDKKTSWEIGFRLGQISEFSLLVAFLAASKSMIGESASVLIQATAIIMFMLSSYIVVLNFPSPIAISDKLRRD